The Castanea sativa cultivar Marrone di Chiusa Pesio chromosome 11, ASM4071231v1 genome contains a region encoding:
- the LOC142616458 gene encoding phenylacetaldehyde reductase-like, giving the protein MSGEEKVVCVTGASGYIASWLVKHLLQRGYTVKATVRDTNDPKKTEHLLSLDGAKERLQLFKADLLEEGSFDSAVDGCQGVFHTASPVTLAASDPQSELIDPAVKGTLNVLRSCAKVHSIKRVIVTSSMAAVMFNKKPLTPDVVIDETWFSDPVACEELKQWYMIAKTLAEEAAWTFAKENAIDLVTINPGFVIGPLIQPTLTFSLEGFLKIIHGTQIFPDGIYRLVDVRDVANAHIQAFENPAASGRYCIVGGVAHYSEVFKILHKFYPSLRLPEKSEDDKPLQPLYKISQDKAISLGINFIPLEVSVRDTVESFKENGIITI; this is encoded by the exons ATGAGTGGAGAGGAGAAGGTGGTGTGTGTGACTGGAGCTTCGGGTTACATAGCATCTTGGCTTGTCAAGCACCTGCTCCAACGTGGGTACACTGTAAAAGCTACAGTTCGTGATACAA ATGATCCAAAGAAAACAGAGCATTTACTTTCACTTGATGGGGCTAAAGAAAGACTTCAGTTATTCAAAGCAGATTTACTAGAAGAAGGATCTTTTGATTCTGCTGTTGATGGATGCCAAGGTGTTTTTCACACAGCATCCCCCGTTACTCTCGCTGCCAGTGACCCACAG tCAGAATTAATTGATCCAGCAGTGAAGGGCACACTTAACGTTCTTCGATCATGTGCAAAAGTTCATTCTATCAAGAGAGTGATTGTAACATCTTCTATGGCTGCAGTTATGTTCAACAAAAAACCGCTGACCCCTGATGTGGTTATTGACGAGACGTGGTTTTCGGATCCAGTTGCTTGTGAGGAGTTGAAG CAATGGTATATGATTGCAAAGACCTTGGCTGAGGAGGCTGCTTGGACATTTGCTAAAGAGAATGCTATAGACTTGGTCACAATAAATCCAGGCTTTGTAATTGGTCCACTCATTCAGCCAACTCTTACTTTTAGTCTTGAGGGGTTTCTGAAGATCATACATG GAACTCAAATATTCCCTGATGGAATATACAGACTTGTTGATGTTAGAGATGTTGCAAATGCACATATTCAGGCATTTGAGAATCCTGCTGCTAGTGGGAGATATTGTATAGTTGGAGGAGTTGCACACTATTCCGAAGTTTTCAAGATATTGCACAAATTTTACCCTAGTTTGCGGCTTCCTGAAAA AAGTGAAGATGACAAGCCTTTGCAGCCATTATACAAGATATCCCAAGACAAGGCTATAAGTTTGGGTATTAACTTCATTCCTTTGGAAGTGAGTGTTAGGGACACTGTTGAAAGCTTTAAGGAGAACGGCATCATCACTATTTGA